A single window of Treponema denticola ATCC 35405 DNA harbors:
- a CDS encoding YbgA family protein, translated as MNDNKKISQKLWAQNKYLVLSKSQKIYKDIRALLKKEDIAPDEVQLLIDQAIKLEENPKEVINSLQHIWGYFKNCAEKNAKEKFLNMIELYKYGKINKKEILIYLLTLLKKYPNKYLEDSNIFKEEEN; from the coding sequence ATGAATGATAATAAAAAAATCAGCCAAAAGCTCTGGGCGCAAAACAAGTATTTGGTTTTAAGCAAGTCTCAAAAAATTTATAAGGATATAAGAGCTCTTTTAAAAAAAGAAGACATAGCCCCTGATGAAGTGCAGCTCCTAATTGATCAAGCCATTAAACTTGAAGAAAACCCAAAAGAAGTAATCAATTCCCTTCAGCACATATGGGGCTATTTTAAAAATTGCGCAGAAAAAAACGCAAAAGAAAAATTTTTAAATATGATTGAACTATATAAATACGGAAAAATAAATAAAAAAGAAATTTTAATCTATCTTTTAACCTTGCTAAAAAAATATCCTAATAAATATTTAGAAGATTCAAATATTTTTAAGGAAGAGGAAAATTAA
- a CDS encoding PHP domain-containing protein, translated as MKTNNLISNFHTHTYLCKHAEGKPIDYVKEAIKAGCSALGFSDHCPYPDSSWDYCRMGEYEVNLYKSMVEEAAIDAPFPVYFGFECEWHPRYKSWYKDFLREELKSDFLVLGSHWYDVDGRLEYAPTLTKKELFGYIDFTIEGMSSGLYNFLAHPDLFLADVSNIDSDHLACSRALIQAAIDLDVPIEINGYGTFKRKIVRAGRDEFIYPVRQFWELASDMGARIICNSDAHFPKHTILGCRNAMAFAASLGIKVQDTAEALGFRSING; from the coding sequence ATGAAAACGAATAATTTGATAAGCAATTTTCACACCCATACTTATTTGTGTAAACATGCTGAAGGGAAGCCGATCGATTATGTAAAAGAAGCGATTAAGGCCGGCTGTTCAGCCTTAGGTTTTTCAGACCATTGTCCCTATCCCGATTCTTCGTGGGATTATTGCCGTATGGGGGAATATGAGGTAAATCTCTATAAGAGCATGGTAGAAGAAGCTGCCATTGATGCGCCTTTTCCCGTATATTTCGGTTTTGAGTGCGAATGGCATCCCCGCTATAAGAGCTGGTACAAGGATTTTTTGAGGGAGGAACTGAAGTCCGATTTTTTGGTTTTAGGTTCTCACTGGTATGATGTAGACGGCCGCTTGGAATATGCGCCGACCCTTACAAAAAAGGAGCTTTTCGGTTACATTGATTTTACGATTGAAGGAATGTCATCAGGTCTTTATAATTTTTTAGCCCATCCCGATCTTTTTTTAGCTGATGTTTCAAATATAGATTCAGACCATCTGGCCTGTTCAAGGGCCTTAATTCAGGCGGCAATTGATCTTGATGTGCCTATAGAAATAAACGGCTACGGTACTTTTAAAAGAAAAATTGTACGTGCCGGACGCGATGAGTTTATTTATCCGGTTAGGCAATTTTGGGAACTTGCTTCAGATATGGGGGCAAGGATTATATGTAATTCTGATGCTCATTTCCCCAAGCATACTATTTTGGGCTGCAGGAATGCAATGGCTTTTGCGGCGAGTCTGGGGATTAAGGTTCAAGATACTGCCGAAGCCCTAGGTTTCCGGAGTATCAATGGATAA
- a CDS encoding acylphosphatase, giving the protein MDKETLRALHVIVKGRVQGVGFRYWTRSLAKSLNVKGRVRNLADYSVEIIAEADTDTLGEFVYALKHEHPYARVESLNSEEVRARGYTDFRIEV; this is encoded by the coding sequence ATGGATAAGGAAACTTTGAGAGCTCTTCATGTTATAGTCAAAGGAAGGGTTCAAGGTGTGGGCTTCAGGTATTGGACCCGTTCTCTTGCAAAGAGCCTCAATGTAAAGGGACGGGTTCGAAACCTTGCCGATTACTCTGTTGAAATTATTGCCGAAGCCGATACCGATACTTTGGGAGAATTCGTTTATGCTCTCAAGCACGAGCATCCTTATGCCCGTGTTGAAAGCCTAAATTCAGAAGAGGTAAGGGCTCGAGGTTATACAGACTTTCGGATTGAAGTATAA